The following are encoded in a window of Arthrobacter sp. OAP107 genomic DNA:
- a CDS encoding NAD(P)H-dependent glycerol-3-phosphate dehydrogenase gives MTAVHGRPGSALSVAVLGAGSWGTTFAKTLADAAAASDVDRRIRIWGRRAEVVAEINGNHRNPQYLSDIDLPPSITASTDVAEVLSGADLVVLAVPAQSLRLQLRQWKPLIGPDALVVSLMKGLELGSDARMSEVIAEELDIPADRIAVVSGPNLAMEIAREEPTASVVACPDAAAAGWIARSCTAPYFRPYTTSDIVGVEIGGIVKNVIALAVGICEGKQMGDNTKASVITRGLAETSRLALALGGKAHTMAGLAGLGDLVATCSSPLSRNHTAGRLLGQGLTLDEVAQKMTQTAEGIKSGQAVHELAGKLGVDMPITAAVVAVLAGKLSVDQLGPLLLSRELRAEGDY, from the coding sequence GTGACGGCTGTCCACGGCCGGCCCGGTTCGGCCCTGTCCGTGGCAGTCCTCGGCGCCGGTTCGTGGGGGACCACGTTCGCGAAAACCCTGGCCGACGCCGCCGCGGCCTCCGACGTCGACCGCAGGATCCGGATATGGGGCCGCCGGGCGGAGGTCGTGGCTGAGATCAACGGCAACCACCGCAACCCCCAGTATCTTTCGGACATCGACCTTCCGCCGAGCATCACCGCGTCCACCGATGTGGCAGAGGTGCTGTCCGGGGCCGACCTGGTGGTCCTCGCCGTTCCGGCGCAGTCGCTGCGCCTCCAGCTGCGCCAGTGGAAGCCCCTGATCGGGCCCGATGCGCTTGTGGTGTCCCTGATGAAGGGCCTCGAACTGGGCTCGGATGCCCGGATGAGCGAGGTTATCGCCGAAGAACTGGACATCCCCGCCGACCGCATCGCAGTCGTGTCCGGCCCCAACCTGGCCATGGAGATCGCCCGGGAGGAGCCCACGGCCTCGGTGGTCGCCTGCCCCGATGCGGCCGCCGCCGGCTGGATCGCCAGAAGCTGCACCGCGCCGTACTTCCGTCCCTACACCACCTCGGACATCGTCGGCGTCGAGATCGGCGGGATCGTCAAGAACGTCATCGCCCTGGCCGTGGGCATCTGTGAGGGAAAGCAGATGGGGGACAACACCAAAGCCTCCGTGATTACCCGTGGCCTGGCCGAAACCTCCCGCCTGGCCCTGGCCCTTGGCGGCAAGGCACACACCATGGCCGGCCTCGCCGGTCTCGGCGACCTGGTGGCCACCTGCTCGTCACCTTTGTCCCGGAACCACACCGCGGGCCGTCTGCTCGGGCAGGGGCTCACGCTGGACGAGGTCGCCCAGAAAATGACGCAGACGGCCGAGGGCATCAAATCCGGCCAGGCCGTCCACGAACTGGCCGGCAAGCTCGGCGTCGACATGCCCATCACGGCGGCCGTCGTCGCGGTCCTCGCCGGAAAATTGTCCGTTGACCAACTCGGGCCGCTGCTGCTGTCCCGGGAACTTAGAGCCGAAGGCGATTACTGA
- the leuC gene encoding 3-isopropylmalate dehydratase large subunit encodes MAKTLAEKVWDAHVVRKGDGEGANAQPDLLYIDLHLVHEVTSPQAFEGLRLAGRKLRRPDLTIATEDHNTPTLDIDKPIADLTSRTQIQTLRNNCEEFGVRLHPLGDAEQGIVHVVGPQLGLTQPGMTVVCGDSHTSTHGAFGALAMGIGTSEVEHVMATQTLSLKPFKTMAINVEGTLRPGVTAKDIILAVIAKIGTGGGQGYVLEYRGSAIRALSMDARMTICNMSIEAGARAGMVAPDETTYAYMNGRPHAPQGAEWDAAVEYWNTLRTDDDAVFDAQVDLDANTLEPFVTWGTNPGQGVSLSAKVPSPEDFGDENAKAAAERALQYMGLEAGTPMKDIRVDTVFLGSCTNSRIEDLRAAADIIRGREKDPKVRMLVVPGSARVRLEAEAEGLDRVFKDFGAEWRFAGCSMCLGMNPDQLEPGERCASTSNRNFEGRQGKGGRTHLVSPVVAAATAVRGTLSSPSDLDPAPESAALTTDAA; translated from the coding sequence ATGGCCAAAACATTGGCCGAGAAAGTCTGGGACGCGCACGTGGTGCGCAAAGGCGACGGCGAAGGCGCCAACGCCCAGCCTGACCTTCTGTACATCGACCTGCACCTCGTCCATGAGGTGACCTCCCCGCAGGCGTTCGAGGGTCTCCGCCTGGCCGGCCGCAAGCTGCGCCGCCCGGACCTCACCATCGCAACCGAGGACCACAACACCCCGACGCTGGACATCGACAAGCCGATCGCCGACCTCACCAGCCGGACCCAGATCCAGACCCTGCGCAACAACTGCGAGGAGTTCGGCGTCCGCCTTCACCCGCTCGGTGACGCCGAGCAGGGCATCGTGCACGTCGTGGGTCCGCAGTTGGGATTGACCCAGCCCGGCATGACCGTGGTGTGCGGCGACTCGCACACCTCCACGCACGGCGCGTTCGGTGCGCTGGCCATGGGCATCGGCACGTCCGAGGTGGAGCACGTCATGGCCACCCAGACCCTGTCGCTCAAGCCGTTCAAGACCATGGCCATCAACGTCGAGGGCACGCTCCGCCCCGGAGTGACCGCCAAGGACATTATCCTCGCTGTGATCGCCAAGATCGGCACCGGCGGCGGCCAGGGCTATGTCCTGGAGTACCGTGGCTCGGCCATTCGGGCGCTGTCCATGGATGCCCGGATGACCATCTGCAACATGTCCATCGAAGCAGGCGCCCGCGCAGGCATGGTGGCTCCGGACGAGACCACCTACGCGTACATGAACGGCCGCCCGCACGCACCGCAGGGCGCCGAGTGGGACGCCGCAGTCGAATACTGGAACACGCTGCGCACCGACGACGACGCCGTTTTCGATGCCCAGGTCGACCTGGACGCGAACACGCTCGAGCCGTTCGTCACGTGGGGCACCAACCCGGGCCAGGGCGTCTCGCTGTCAGCCAAGGTGCCGTCCCCGGAGGACTTCGGCGACGAGAACGCCAAGGCCGCTGCGGAACGCGCCCTGCAGTACATGGGGCTGGAAGCCGGAACGCCCATGAAGGACATCCGGGTGGACACCGTCTTCCTGGGCTCCTGCACCAACTCCCGCATCGAGGACCTGCGGGCCGCCGCGGACATCATCCGCGGCCGCGAGAAGGACCCGAAGGTCCGGATGCTGGTGGTTCCCGGCTCGGCCCGCGTGCGGCTCGAGGCCGAGGCCGAGGGCCTGGACAGGGTCTTCAAGGACTTTGGCGCCGAATGGCGCTTCGCCGGCTGCTCTATGTGCCTGGGCATGAACCCGGACCAGCTGGAGCCGGGGGAGCGGTGCGCCTCCACCTCCAACCGCAACTTCGAAGGCCGGCAGGGCAAGGGTGGCCGCACCCACCTCGTGTCCCCGGTGGTCGCAGCCGCAACCGCCGTCCGCGGAACGCTGAGCTCGCCGTCGGACCTCGATCCGGCACCGGAATCCGCAGCCCTCACCACCGACGCCGCCTAG
- a CDS encoding lysophospholipid acyltransferase family protein, whose translation MKESAKSHITFVIIAGIVRPALNLIMNKKWEGTDKLPAGGFIAVPNHCTEIDPLVIGHMLYSNKRAPHFLAKSGLFKVPVVGSVLHATKQIPVERSTAGANRSLQLAQEIVAEGGAIIIYPEGTLTRDPDLWPMKGHTGAARLALETGIPVVPMAHWGAHELFPRYAKRFHLFPRKTSRIRIGEPVDLSRFAGRSRDRATLAEATEVIMDAVTGLLAELRGEQPPARRWDPSAHNQTKHGRDVERGGK comes from the coding sequence GTGAAAGAATCGGCCAAAAGCCACATAACGTTCGTGATCATCGCCGGCATTGTCCGGCCGGCCCTGAACCTGATCATGAACAAGAAATGGGAGGGCACGGACAAGCTTCCCGCGGGCGGCTTCATCGCGGTGCCCAACCACTGCACCGAGATCGATCCCCTCGTGATCGGGCACATGCTGTACAGCAACAAGCGAGCCCCGCACTTCCTGGCGAAGTCGGGCCTTTTCAAGGTCCCGGTGGTTGGTTCCGTTTTGCATGCCACCAAGCAGATTCCGGTGGAACGTTCGACGGCGGGGGCCAACCGCTCGCTGCAGCTCGCCCAGGAGATTGTGGCTGAGGGCGGGGCGATCATTATCTACCCGGAGGGCACGCTGACCCGCGACCCCGACCTCTGGCCGATGAAGGGCCATACCGGTGCCGCCCGCCTGGCCCTCGAGACCGGCATCCCGGTGGTGCCGATGGCGCACTGGGGCGCGCACGAGCTCTTTCCCCGCTACGCCAAGCGCTTTCACCTGTTCCCGCGCAAGACGTCCAGGATCCGGATCGGCGAGCCCGTTGACCTCTCGCGCTTCGCGGGACGCTCCCGGGACAGGGCCACACTGGCGGAGGCCACGGAGGTCATCATGGATGCCGTGACCGGACTCCTGGCCGAACTCCGCGGGGAGCAGCCGCCGGCCCGGCGCTGGGACCCCAGCGCCCACAATCAAACGAAGCACGGCCGCGACGTCGAGCGGGGCGGGAAGTGA
- a CDS encoding D-alanine--D-alanine ligase family protein: protein MTAADKTNQSTTTQDGAVRPKPRVAVLFGGRSSEHAVSCVTAAGVLGAIDRTKYDVVPIGIAKSGQWVLASGDTAQWSLSATSLPEVPPSEQTVSLTEIGGAHQLIVTAPNEVPQELGTVDVVFPLLHGPFGEDGTIQGLLELSDTRYVGAGVLASAVGMDKHFMKVVFEAAGLKVGPYIAVTDRQWRKDPEAVRKQVDLLGFPVFVKPARAGSSMGISKVDSLDTLDAAIEAARQHDPKLVIEAGIVGREIECAVLEGRGGDAPRTSLPGEISVAAGEHEFYDFQAKYVDDAAALSCPADMPEEAIARVRELAAAAFDSVEAEGLSRVDFFYTPDGDLIINEINTMPGFTPKSMYPQMWAATGLSYPDLIDELIHLALTRKTGLR, encoded by the coding sequence TTGACCGCAGCGGACAAGACCAACCAAAGCACCACTACCCAGGACGGGGCGGTCCGGCCCAAGCCGCGGGTGGCCGTCCTCTTTGGCGGCCGCTCCAGTGAACATGCCGTCAGCTGCGTGACCGCTGCCGGAGTGCTCGGCGCCATCGACCGGACCAAGTACGACGTCGTTCCCATCGGCATCGCTAAATCCGGCCAGTGGGTGCTCGCGTCCGGGGACACTGCCCAGTGGTCCCTCTCCGCCACCTCCCTTCCGGAGGTCCCGCCGTCGGAACAGACGGTCAGCCTCACCGAGATCGGCGGGGCACACCAGCTCATCGTGACGGCCCCCAATGAGGTCCCGCAGGAGCTCGGCACCGTCGACGTGGTGTTCCCGCTGCTGCACGGGCCGTTCGGCGAGGACGGCACCATCCAGGGGCTCCTGGAACTCTCCGACACGCGCTATGTCGGCGCCGGCGTCCTGGCCTCGGCCGTGGGCATGGACAAGCACTTCATGAAGGTGGTCTTTGAGGCCGCCGGGCTGAAGGTCGGCCCGTACATCGCGGTGACCGACCGGCAGTGGCGCAAGGACCCCGAAGCCGTCCGCAAGCAGGTTGACCTGCTGGGCTTCCCGGTGTTCGTCAAGCCCGCCCGCGCCGGATCCTCCATGGGCATCTCCAAGGTGGACTCGCTCGACACGCTTGATGCCGCGATTGAGGCGGCTCGCCAGCATGATCCGAAGCTGGTGATCGAGGCCGGCATCGTGGGCCGGGAAATCGAATGCGCCGTGCTTGAGGGCCGCGGCGGCGATGCGCCCCGCACGTCCCTGCCCGGCGAGATCTCCGTAGCCGCGGGCGAGCACGAGTTCTATGACTTCCAGGCCAAGTACGTGGATGATGCGGCCGCCCTGAGCTGCCCCGCGGACATGCCGGAAGAAGCGATTGCCCGTGTCCGCGAGCTTGCCGCCGCGGCGTTCGATTCGGTGGAGGCGGAGGGCCTGAGCCGGGTCGACTTCTTCTACACGCCGGACGGTGACCTCATCATCAACGAGATCAACACCATGCCCGGGTTCACGCCGAAGAGTATGTACCCGCAGATGTGGGCGGCCACAGGCCTGTCCTATCCGGACCTGATCGACGAGCTGATCCACCTGGCGCTGACCCGCAAGACCGGCCTGCGCTAG
- a CDS encoding IclR family transcriptional regulator: protein MDNSSGVGVIDKAAQVLDALEAGPTTLAQLVAATGLARPTVHRLALALVHHRLVSRDIQGRFVLGSRLVELASAAGEDRLIASAGPVLMQLRDATGESAQIFRRQGDWRVCVASAERPIGLRDTIPVGTQLSMKAGSAAQVLLAWEDHDRLLEGLQSARFTPTVLAGVRRRGWGQSLGEREPGVASVSAPVRGPSGRVIAAVSISGPIERLTRQPGRLHAEVVCNAARVLTEALRKNND from the coding sequence ATGGACAATTCTAGTGGAGTCGGTGTCATTGATAAAGCAGCCCAGGTGCTCGACGCGCTTGAGGCCGGACCCACGACTCTTGCGCAGCTGGTCGCTGCCACGGGACTGGCGCGGCCAACAGTGCACAGGCTGGCGCTGGCGCTGGTCCACCACCGCCTGGTGAGCCGCGACATCCAGGGCCGCTTTGTCCTCGGCAGCCGCCTGGTGGAGCTGGCCTCCGCCGCCGGCGAGGACAGGCTGATCGCCTCCGCCGGTCCGGTCCTCATGCAGCTCCGCGATGCCACCGGCGAAAGCGCTCAGATCTTCCGCCGCCAGGGCGACTGGCGGGTTTGCGTTGCCTCCGCCGAACGGCCCATTGGCCTGCGCGACACCATTCCCGTGGGAACACAGCTGTCCATGAAGGCCGGCTCCGCCGCCCAGGTGCTGCTCGCCTGGGAGGACCACGACCGCCTGCTGGAGGGCCTGCAGTCCGCGCGCTTCACGCCCACCGTTCTGGCGGGAGTACGACGGCGGGGCTGGGGCCAGAGCCTCGGCGAACGGGAGCCGGGAGTCGCCTCAGTCTCCGCACCTGTGCGCGGACCCTCCGGGCGGGTCATCGCCGCCGTTTCCATCTCCGGCCCGATCGAGCGGCTCACCCGCCAGCCCGGCCGGCTGCACGCGGAGGTTGTCTGCAACGCGGCCCGCGTCCTGACGGAAGCCCTCCGCAAGAATAACGACTGA
- the murA gene encoding UDP-N-acetylglucosamine 1-carboxyvinyltransferase encodes MSSVLTIRGGVPLTGRVSVRGAKNLVPKAMVAALLGNEPSVLRNVPEIKDVEVVTSLLQLHGVTVDKDPVTGDLTLDPKAAKTAPSTAIDAHAGDSRIPILLCGPLIHAIGEAFIPDLGGCKIGDRPIDYHLDVLRQFGAVVEKRPGGIHISAPKGLHGAKISLPYPSVGATEQVLLSATRAEGITELSGAATEPEIIDLIAVLQKMGAIISVQTDRTIRIEGVRDLGGYNHRALSDRNESASWASAALVTRGDIFVEGASQRDMMTFLNTFRKVGGGMDIGEDGIRFYHRGGKLSPLVLETDVHPGFMTDWQQPLVVALTQAEGVSIVHETVYENRFGFTDALIRMGASIQVHRECLGSVPCRFGQRNFLHSAVISGPTQLKGTDIDVPDLRGGFSHLIAALAATGTSRVTGIDIINRGYERFTEKLAGLGADFDISSVK; translated from the coding sequence ATGAGTAGTGTTCTGACAATCCGCGGAGGCGTCCCGCTAACTGGCCGTGTCAGCGTCCGCGGTGCCAAGAACCTTGTGCCCAAGGCCATGGTGGCTGCCCTGCTGGGCAACGAACCCTCCGTGCTGCGGAACGTTCCGGAGATCAAGGACGTGGAGGTGGTCACCAGCCTGCTCCAGCTGCACGGCGTTACCGTGGATAAGGACCCCGTCACCGGCGACCTGACCCTGGATCCCAAGGCGGCCAAGACGGCGCCGAGCACGGCCATCGACGCCCATGCCGGCGATTCCCGGATCCCCATCCTGCTGTGCGGGCCCCTGATCCACGCGATCGGCGAGGCCTTCATCCCGGACCTGGGCGGTTGCAAGATCGGCGACCGCCCCATCGACTACCACCTGGACGTGCTGCGGCAGTTCGGCGCCGTCGTCGAGAAGCGCCCGGGCGGTATCCACATTTCCGCGCCCAAGGGGCTGCACGGAGCCAAGATCTCCCTGCCGTACCCCTCCGTCGGCGCCACGGAGCAGGTGCTGCTGAGCGCAACGCGCGCCGAGGGCATCACCGAACTCTCCGGTGCCGCCACCGAGCCCGAAATCATCGACCTCATCGCCGTGCTCCAGAAGATGGGCGCCATCATCAGCGTCCAGACGGACCGCACCATCCGCATCGAGGGCGTCCGCGACCTGGGCGGCTACAACCACCGGGCCCTGTCGGACCGCAACGAGTCCGCCTCCTGGGCGTCGGCGGCGCTGGTGACGCGCGGCGACATCTTCGTCGAAGGCGCCTCGCAGCGGGACATGATGACCTTCCTGAACACCTTCCGCAAGGTGGGTGGCGGCATGGACATCGGCGAGGACGGCATCCGGTTCTACCACCGCGGCGGCAAGCTCAGCCCGCTCGTCCTCGAAACGGACGTCCACCCCGGATTCATGACCGACTGGCAGCAGCCCCTCGTCGTGGCCCTGACCCAGGCCGAAGGCGTGTCCATCGTGCACGAGACCGTCTACGAAAACCGCTTCGGCTTCACCGACGCCCTGATCCGCATGGGTGCCAGCATCCAGGTGCACAGGGAATGCCTGGGCAGCGTTCCCTGCCGTTTCGGGCAGCGCAACTTCCTGCACTCCGCCGTCATTTCCGGCCCCACCCAGCTCAAGGGAACCGACATCGACGTGCCGGACTTACGCGGCGGCTTCAGCCACCTGATCGCGGCCCTGGCCGCCACCGGCACCTCGCGGGTGACCGGAATCGACATCATCAACCGCGGCTACGAGCGGTTCACCGAGAAGCTGGCCGGGCTCGGCGCCGACTTCGACATTTCGTCCGTGAAGTAG
- the leuD gene encoding 3-isopropylmalate dehydratase small subunit: MEKFTTHTGIGVPLRQSNVDTDQIIPAVYLKRITRTGFEDALFSAWRKDPSFILNQEPFNAGSVLVAGPDFGTGSSREHAVWALKDYGFRAVLSSRFADIFRGNSGKQGLLAAQVAQDDIELIWKTLENAPGTEVTVDLASKTVTCGNVVAPFEIDDYTRWRLLEGLDDIGLTLQHEADITAYEATRPSFKPLTLPARTS; this comes from the coding sequence ATGGAAAAGTTCACCACCCACACCGGCATTGGCGTCCCGCTGCGCCAGAGCAACGTCGACACGGACCAGATCATCCCGGCCGTGTACCTCAAGCGCATCACCCGCACCGGCTTTGAAGACGCGCTGTTCTCAGCGTGGCGCAAGGACCCGTCCTTCATCCTGAACCAGGAGCCGTTCAACGCCGGGTCCGTGCTGGTGGCGGGCCCCGACTTCGGCACCGGTTCCTCCCGCGAACACGCCGTCTGGGCGCTCAAGGACTATGGCTTCCGTGCGGTGCTCTCTTCCCGTTTCGCCGACATCTTCCGTGGCAACTCGGGCAAGCAGGGACTCCTGGCCGCCCAGGTTGCCCAGGATGACATCGAGCTCATCTGGAAGACGCTCGAGAACGCGCCCGGGACCGAGGTGACCGTTGACCTTGCCTCGAAGACCGTGACCTGCGGCAACGTGGTGGCGCCGTTCGAGATCGATGACTACACTCGCTGGCGCCTGCTCGAGGGCCTCGATGACATTGGGCTGACCCTGCAGCACGAGGCGGACATCACGGCCTACGAAGCCACGCGGCCGTCCTTCAAACCCCTGACGCTGCCGGCCAGGACCTCCTGA
- a CDS encoding GTPase — protein MSRRGRAKEETRLQGRLEALGKARELAQGVLPETALEDVLGVLERARSRRALSADHTVVGFFGATGSGKSTLFNAVNGAEIATAAARRPTTSEPLASVWGADGSEPLLDWLDVRARHLAEPVDGFADEDTGLILLDLPDFDSTRTANREIVERLVGMVDVLVWVLDPQKYADAAVHNGFLAPLASHGAVTLVVLNQVDRLPASDVGPVLESLRGILARDGLGRVQVLAASALTGAGVDGVRAAIRRVVSQREALSLRLSADVTKAAAQLEEASGRGEAAGVRSGTVARLADELATAANVPLVADAVSASYRIESTRRTGWPVTRWLIRFRPDPLRRLNLRRNARAEVNRTSLPPAGAPERARSDAAVRQFADAASDGAPGPWQATIRAAARQGRDRLPDALDQAIAGADLAADRKSWWWGAFNVVQWLALLAAVAGLGWLGVLAGLGYLQLPVPQVPRVEGWPLPTLLIAGGAALGILLAVTAKFISAGVAKRRGARARKRLNAAVAEVADRLVVEPVEAEVRRLAAFNAALRAAAG, from the coding sequence GTGAGCCGCCGGGGGAGGGCCAAGGAAGAGACGCGGCTGCAGGGCCGCCTCGAGGCTCTGGGCAAGGCCCGGGAGTTGGCCCAAGGCGTGCTGCCCGAGACCGCCCTCGAGGACGTGTTGGGGGTGCTGGAACGTGCCCGGTCGCGGCGGGCGCTCTCGGCAGACCATACGGTGGTTGGTTTCTTCGGGGCTACCGGAAGCGGGAAATCCACCCTGTTCAACGCGGTGAACGGAGCTGAGATCGCGACGGCGGCGGCGCGCCGGCCCACCACCTCCGAGCCCCTGGCGAGCGTCTGGGGCGCCGACGGCAGTGAACCGCTGCTCGACTGGCTGGACGTGCGTGCCCGGCACCTCGCAGAGCCCGTGGACGGATTCGCCGACGAGGATACCGGGCTGATCCTGCTGGACCTGCCCGACTTCGATTCCACCCGCACCGCGAACCGGGAAATCGTGGAGCGGCTCGTGGGGATGGTTGACGTCCTGGTCTGGGTGCTGGACCCGCAAAAGTACGCCGACGCCGCCGTCCACAATGGCTTCCTGGCTCCGCTGGCGTCACACGGGGCGGTCACGCTGGTGGTGCTCAACCAGGTGGACAGGCTTCCGGCGTCGGACGTCGGGCCCGTGCTGGAGTCGCTGCGGGGAATTCTGGCCCGTGACGGGCTGGGTAGGGTACAGGTCCTGGCGGCCTCCGCGCTGACGGGAGCGGGAGTGGATGGTGTCCGGGCTGCCATCCGCCGCGTAGTGTCGCAACGGGAGGCGTTGTCGCTGCGGCTGTCCGCGGATGTGACCAAGGCAGCGGCGCAGCTGGAGGAAGCCTCGGGCCGCGGGGAAGCCGCCGGTGTGAGGAGCGGGACCGTGGCACGGCTTGCCGATGAACTGGCGACTGCGGCCAACGTGCCCCTCGTGGCTGACGCGGTGTCTGCGTCCTACCGGATCGAGTCCACCCGGCGCACCGGCTGGCCGGTGACCCGCTGGCTTATCCGTTTCAGGCCCGATCCGCTCCGCCGGCTCAACCTGAGGCGCAATGCCCGCGCCGAGGTGAACCGGACGTCGCTGCCGCCCGCGGGAGCCCCGGAGCGTGCGCGGAGCGATGCTGCGGTCCGCCAGTTTGCCGACGCCGCCAGTGACGGTGCCCCCGGGCCCTGGCAGGCAACCATCCGTGCCGCGGCCCGGCAGGGGAGGGACCGGCTGCCGGACGCGCTTGACCAGGCCATCGCCGGGGCTGACCTCGCCGCCGACCGGAAGTCCTGGTGGTGGGGCGCGTTCAACGTTGTGCAATGGCTGGCGCTGCTCGCGGCCGTGGCCGGCCTCGGGTGGCTTGGCGTGCTGGCCGGGCTCGGCTACCTGCAGCTGCCCGTGCCGCAGGTGCCCCGGGTGGAAGGCTGGCCGCTCCCCACCCTGCTGATTGCCGGCGGCGCTGCGCTGGGGATTCTCCTTGCAGTGACGGCCAAATTCATCTCTGCCGGCGTGGCGAAGCGCCGCGGCGCGAGGGCCAGGAAGCGGCTCAACGCTGCAGTCGCGGAGGTGGCGGACCGGCTGGTGGTGGAACCTGTGGAGGCGGAGGTCCGTCGCCTGGCGGCGTTCAACGCGGCGCTGCGGGCCGCCGCGGGCTAA
- a CDS encoding DUF1697 domain-containing protein, whose amino-acid sequence MTSYAVFLRGINVGGINIKMADLKEALKAGPFTGVKTLLASGNVVLASDLGPAAVKKEFEATLRKAFGYDAWVVVLTADRVSELVAACHYPADDRSTHTYLTLASDTAALDELFAMGKAMDGAEQERLGPEAMAWLAPAGGTLESPFSKLSAKPKYKASTTTRNLRTMIKVRDAAAALEAAAG is encoded by the coding sequence ATGACCAGCTATGCAGTGTTCCTCCGCGGCATTAACGTGGGCGGCATCAACATCAAGATGGCGGACCTCAAGGAGGCCCTCAAGGCGGGACCATTCACCGGCGTAAAGACCCTGCTGGCCAGCGGGAATGTGGTGCTGGCCAGCGATCTCGGACCTGCAGCCGTCAAGAAGGAATTCGAGGCAACCCTGCGGAAGGCGTTCGGCTACGACGCGTGGGTGGTGGTGCTGACAGCGGACCGCGTGTCGGAGCTCGTGGCCGCATGCCACTATCCCGCCGACGACAGAAGCACGCACACCTATCTCACCCTGGCCTCGGACACGGCTGCGCTGGATGAGCTGTTCGCCATGGGCAAAGCAATGGACGGCGCGGAGCAGGAGCGGCTGGGCCCCGAGGCCATGGCCTGGCTGGCGCCGGCCGGCGGTACGCTCGAGAGCCCGTTCAGCAAACTGTCCGCCAAGCCGAAGTACAAGGCCTCCACCACCACCCGGAACCTCCGCACCATGATCAAAGTCCGGGACGCCGCCGCAGCACTGGAGGCGGCAGCCGGCTGA
- a CDS encoding HNH endonuclease: MEGSRNSALTGAAPRGGVVCSAAVPGFAIHGLAYDDDPNFVYPDDVSPEDPFADALIADDDFAEGPFPEALFADVLFPDGAACGGPRPSLTDRVAAAPTLLQVDLTADGAGLIDQTHALEKLKCWAAGQQARLAVAFEIRHREEHAELGEQGSPETVLAEDLGKKRPKEQRMGAAEQIALARGESPNRGHRLLGMSKALVKEMPHSLAALDTGQLNEERALYVVKETACLSVDDRSAVDGELAADTGTFNGAGTRAVIAATRAAATVYKALTRQADALRSAGDPRSRNQLMADTFVERTTGTPGGVTGIEVNLVMTDRTLLQGGSEPARLACYGVVPAAWARTLVTGRQAEGDEELKTWVRRLYTAPDTGDLVAMDSRRRLFPPPLRRFIRVRDDTCRTPYCDAPIRHLDHIVPWHDDGPTSLANGAGLCEACNHTKELPDWKAQPGPGPRHTYEITTPTGHTYHSTAPRCQEPGSSLGT, encoded by the coding sequence ATGGAAGGCAGCCGGAATTCAGCATTGACAGGAGCGGCGCCGCGCGGCGGCGTTGTGTGCTCTGCTGCGGTTCCTGGGTTTGCGATCCACGGGCTGGCCTACGACGATGACCCCAACTTCGTGTACCCCGACGACGTTTCTCCTGAGGACCCTTTCGCCGACGCCCTGATTGCTGACGATGACTTCGCGGAGGGCCCGTTTCCTGAAGCCCTGTTTGCTGACGTTTTGTTCCCCGACGGCGCTGCCTGTGGCGGACCCAGGCCGAGTTTAACGGACCGGGTCGCGGCGGCACCTACCCTTTTGCAGGTCGACCTCACCGCTGACGGTGCCGGGCTGATCGACCAGACCCACGCGCTGGAGAAACTCAAATGCTGGGCTGCCGGGCAACAGGCGCGGCTTGCGGTTGCCTTCGAGATCCGGCACCGCGAGGAACACGCCGAACTCGGGGAGCAGGGCAGCCCTGAGACAGTATTGGCTGAGGACCTCGGCAAGAAACGCCCCAAGGAACAGCGAATGGGCGCGGCTGAGCAGATCGCGCTGGCCCGGGGCGAGTCCCCAAACCGCGGGCACCGGCTGCTCGGCATGTCGAAGGCCCTGGTCAAGGAGATGCCCCACAGCCTGGCCGCCCTGGACACCGGCCAGCTGAACGAAGAGCGCGCCCTGTACGTCGTGAAAGAGACAGCCTGCCTGAGTGTCGACGACCGGTCCGCCGTCGACGGGGAACTCGCCGCCGACACGGGAACCTTCAACGGTGCTGGAACCCGGGCCGTCATCGCCGCAACCCGGGCCGCCGCCACTGTGTACAAGGCCCTGACCCGGCAGGCTGATGCCCTCCGCTCCGCCGGGGACCCCCGTTCGCGTAACCAGCTCATGGCCGACACGTTCGTCGAGAGGACCACCGGCACCCCCGGCGGTGTCACCGGCATTGAGGTCAACCTCGTCATGACCGACCGCACCCTCCTCCAAGGCGGCAGCGAACCCGCACGGCTCGCTTGCTACGGTGTTGTCCCCGCAGCCTGGGCACGGACGTTGGTGACCGGCAGACAGGCCGAGGGAGACGAAGAGCTCAAAACGTGGGTCCGCAGGCTCTACACCGCCCCGGACACCGGCGACCTCGTCGCCATGGACTCGCGAAGACGCCTCTTCCCGCCTCCGCTGCGCCGCTTCATCCGCGTCCGGGATGACACCTGCCGCACCCCCTACTGCGACGCCCCGATCCGCCACCTTGACCACATCGTCCCCTGGCACGACGACGGCCCAACCAGCCTGGCCAACGGTGCCGGCCTCTGCGAAGCGTGCAACCACACCAAAGAACTCCCCGACTGGAAAGCCCAACCCGGACCCGGCCCAAGGCACACCTACGAAATCACCACTCCAACCGGCCACACCTACCATTCCACCGCACCCCGCTGCCAGGAACCGGGCAGTAGTCTGGGCACATGA